In one window of Nakamurella sp. PAMC28650 DNA:
- a CDS encoding quinone oxidoreductase: MTRAISIAHAGGPEVLVESEITLPAPGPGQALLAITGAGINFIDIYRRSGVYPMAHPYTPGTEGAGSVLAVGDGVTEVSVGDRVAWSDIPGSYAAATVGAVERLIPVPDGVDDLQAAAFPLQGLTAHYLAADSHPIVPGDTVLIHAGAGGVGLLLTQIAKIKGATVITTVSTAAKGELSKGAGADHVLIGYEGFTGKVRELTGGAGVQAVYDGVGKDTFDGSLDALARRGMLVLFGGSSGQVPPFDPQRLNRGGSLSLTRPTLVDFTVTRAEMLGRATELLGWIADGRLEVTVGATYPLADAAKAHEDLAARRTTGKLVLLP; encoded by the coding sequence GTGACAAGAGCGATCAGCATTGCGCACGCAGGCGGACCCGAGGTACTGGTCGAGTCCGAGATCACGCTTCCTGCACCAGGTCCCGGGCAAGCGCTTCTCGCGATCACCGGTGCGGGGATCAACTTCATCGACATCTACCGCCGTAGTGGTGTGTATCCGATGGCGCACCCCTACACCCCCGGGACAGAGGGTGCCGGATCGGTGCTCGCGGTGGGCGACGGCGTCACCGAGGTGTCGGTCGGAGACCGGGTGGCCTGGTCGGACATCCCCGGCTCGTACGCGGCCGCCACCGTCGGCGCGGTCGAGCGGCTGATCCCGGTCCCGGACGGGGTCGACGATTTGCAGGCCGCCGCATTCCCGTTGCAGGGCCTCACCGCGCACTACCTGGCTGCCGACTCCCACCCGATCGTGCCCGGCGACACGGTGCTGATCCACGCCGGGGCCGGAGGCGTCGGGTTGCTGCTCACCCAGATCGCGAAGATCAAGGGCGCCACCGTGATCACCACCGTATCGACCGCGGCCAAGGGTGAACTCTCCAAGGGCGCCGGTGCGGACCACGTGCTCATCGGCTACGAGGGTTTCACCGGCAAGGTCAGAGAACTGACCGGCGGCGCGGGCGTGCAGGCGGTGTACGACGGGGTCGGCAAGGACACCTTCGACGGGTCGCTGGACGCGCTGGCCCGTCGCGGGATGTTGGTGCTGTTCGGCGGGTCGAGCGGTCAGGTGCCCCCGTTCGACCCGCAAAGGCTCAATCGCGGTGGGTCTCTGAGCCTGACCCGCCCGACCCTCGTCGACTTCACCGTCACGCGGGCGGAGATGCTGGGCCGGGCCACGGAGTTGCTCGGTTGGATCGCCGACGGCCGGCTGGAGGTGACCGTCGGCGCGACCTACCCCCTGGCCGATGCGGCGAAGGCACACGAGGACCTCGCCGCCCGCCGGACCACCGGCAAGCTGGTACTGCTGCCGTAG
- a CDS encoding replication-associated recombination protein A, with the protein MTDTEPGLFGHDAEDGGAGPDPAGPTGPVHQQPRFDTQAPLAVRMRPRTLDEVVGQKHLLGPGAPLRRLVEGGSPSSMLLYGPPGTGKTTLATLVAGATGRRFAQLSALSAGVKEVRAVITDASNALRRTGEQTVLFIDEVHRFSKTQQDSLLGAVENRTVILIAATTENPFFAVVSPLLSRSLVLQLQPLADDEVGDLLDRAMTDERGLDDRLTLEPEARTHILALAGGDARRALTALEAAADSVENENGEVIDLTAVERAVNRAAVRYDRDGDQHYDVTSAFIKSIRGSDVDAALHYLARMLEAGEDPRFIARRLMIHASEDIGMADPTALPVCVAAAQVVQLVGLPEARIGLAQATIHLATAPKSNAVVMAIDAAMADVRSGRIGSVPPSLRDGHYPGAAKLGNAQRYLYPPDVPGGVAEQQYPPDELVGRDYYTPVGRGAERPVAERLPLIRRTIRGTKDRVDQHDTREKP; encoded by the coding sequence GTGACCGATACCGAGCCCGGGCTGTTCGGGCACGACGCCGAGGACGGGGGGGCCGGACCCGATCCAGCGGGTCCGACAGGCCCGGTCCACCAGCAGCCCCGGTTCGATACTCAGGCCCCGCTCGCGGTGCGGATGCGCCCGCGCACCCTGGACGAGGTGGTGGGCCAGAAGCATCTGCTGGGGCCCGGGGCACCTCTGCGGCGTCTGGTCGAGGGTGGTTCGCCGTCGTCGATGTTGCTCTACGGTCCGCCCGGCACCGGCAAGACCACGCTGGCCACGCTGGTGGCGGGCGCCACCGGGCGTCGCTTCGCCCAGCTCTCAGCCCTGTCCGCCGGTGTCAAGGAGGTACGGGCAGTCATCACCGACGCCTCGAACGCGCTCAGGCGGACCGGCGAGCAGACCGTGCTGTTCATCGACGAGGTGCACCGCTTCTCCAAGACGCAGCAGGATTCGCTGCTGGGCGCGGTGGAGAACCGCACCGTCATCCTGATCGCGGCGACCACCGAGAACCCCTTCTTCGCAGTGGTGTCGCCGCTGCTCTCCCGGTCTCTGGTCCTCCAGCTCCAACCTCTCGCCGACGACGAGGTGGGCGACCTGCTGGATCGCGCGATGACGGACGAGCGCGGCCTGGACGATCGCCTCACCCTCGAGCCGGAGGCCCGCACCCACATTTTGGCGCTGGCCGGCGGCGACGCCAGGAGAGCGCTGACCGCGCTGGAGGCGGCGGCCGACAGCGTCGAGAACGAGAACGGCGAGGTCATCGACCTGACGGCGGTGGAGCGGGCGGTCAACCGGGCGGCAGTGAGGTACGACCGCGACGGGGACCAGCACTACGACGTCACCAGTGCGTTCATCAAGTCGATCCGCGGCAGCGACGTGGACGCCGCTCTGCACTACCTGGCCCGGATGCTGGAGGCGGGGGAGGATCCCCGATTCATCGCCCGCCGCTTGATGATCCACGCCTCGGAGGACATCGGCATGGCCGATCCGACGGCCCTCCCGGTCTGCGTCGCGGCCGCCCAGGTGGTGCAGCTCGTCGGCCTGCCCGAGGCCCGGATCGGTCTGGCCCAGGCCACCATCCACCTGGCCACCGCACCCAAGTCGAACGCCGTCGTGATGGCGATCGACGCCGCGATGGCCGACGTCCGGTCCGGCCGGATCGGATCGGTACCGCCATCGCTCCGGGACGGGCACTACCCGGGCGCGGCCAAGTTGGGCAACGCCCAGCGCTACCTGTACCCGCCTGACGTCCCCGGAGGCGTCGCCGAGCAGCAGTACCCGCCCGACGAGTTGGTCGGCCGCGACTACTACACCCCGGTCGGGCGCGGCGCCGAGCGCCCGGTCGCCGAGCGGCTGCCGCTGATCCGTCGCACCATCAGGGGTACCAAGGATCGAGTGGACCAGCACGACACCAGGGAGAAACCGTGA
- a CDS encoding IS1595 family transposase translates to MSEPVCAYPVGGVDYPRTFQELLEWFPDDSSCLAYLERLRWPQGFVCPVCGAPGGWRTAKAKWMCTRCGRQTSVTAGTIFHRLRTPLSTWFAAIWFITSQKNGMSAQGLQRVLGFGSYETAWAWLQKLRRAMVRPERELLSGVVELDEVFIGNESRGRAGGVKDHTAAMIAVESIPGRKLGRVRIELAETARSVSMLGFADRVIAKGSTVRTDDANYLKKLTAAGYEHVAFVGTDSAEPAHINLPGVHMVASLLKRWLTGTLHYAVSQEHLAYYLDEYTFRFNRRTSKSRGLLFYRLLQQAVNTDPHPLAELRNPVAAVDVPF, encoded by the coding sequence ATGTCAGAGCCAGTGTGTGCCTACCCGGTCGGTGGTGTCGATTACCCCCGGACCTTTCAGGAGTTGCTGGAGTGGTTCCCGGATGACTCGTCGTGTCTGGCGTATCTGGAGCGTCTGCGGTGGCCCCAGGGGTTTGTGTGTCCGGTGTGCGGGGCGCCCGGCGGTTGGCGTACGGCGAAGGCGAAATGGATGTGCACCAGGTGTGGCCGGCAGACGTCGGTGACCGCCGGCACGATCTTCCACCGGCTCCGGACGCCGCTGTCGACGTGGTTCGCGGCGATCTGGTTCATCACCTCGCAGAAGAACGGGATGTCCGCGCAAGGTCTGCAGCGGGTGCTGGGTTTCGGATCCTACGAAACAGCGTGGGCGTGGCTGCAGAAGCTACGCCGGGCGATGGTCCGCCCCGAGCGGGAGTTGCTCTCCGGTGTGGTGGAGTTAGATGAAGTGTTCATCGGCAACGAGTCTCGCGGCCGCGCAGGCGGCGTGAAGGACCACACCGCGGCGATGATCGCAGTGGAATCGATCCCCGGCCGCAAGCTGGGCAGGGTCCGCATCGAGCTGGCCGAGACAGCCCGATCGGTCAGCATGCTCGGCTTCGCCGACCGCGTCATCGCCAAAGGATCAACGGTCAGAACCGATGACGCCAACTACCTGAAGAAGCTGACCGCGGCCGGCTACGAGCACGTCGCGTTCGTCGGGACCGACAGCGCCGAGCCCGCCCACATCAACCTCCCCGGCGTCCACATGGTCGCCTCGCTGCTCAAACGCTGGCTGACCGGCACCCTGCATTACGCGGTCTCCCAGGAGCACCTGGCCTACTACCTGGACGAATACACATTCCGGTTCAACCGACGCACCTCGAAGAGTCGCGGGCTTTTGTTCTACCGACTGTTGCAGCAGGCCGTGAACACAGACCCACACCCGCTCGCTGAACTGCGCAATCCTGTTGCAGCAGTGGACGTCCCGTTCTGA
- a CDS encoding transglutaminase family protein yields MTAEQRRYRIEHRTAYRYSDSVSASYGRGYLRPRELPWQDCQEYTLLIEPAPSDAAESTDVYGNVDSYFHVTSSHTELVVTGVSIVQVRRPEFDRAAADRPWEGARTTEGDAEGVEFLLASPYVQITDGVREYASVSFRPGRPALETLLELTGRIHADFKYTSGATTIGTPIDEILVEREGVCQDFAHLAVACARSQGVPARYVSGYLATTPPPGRARMVGVDASHAWAAVRLPGGHWLAIDPTNDQLADERYTTVAWGRDYGDVPPLRGVIFTDAETSTMKVAVDVAPL; encoded by the coding sequence GTGACGGCCGAGCAGCGGAGGTACCGGATCGAGCACCGCACCGCGTACCGGTATTCCGACAGTGTCTCGGCGTCCTACGGTCGCGGCTACCTCCGGCCACGCGAGCTGCCCTGGCAGGACTGCCAGGAGTACACGCTGCTGATCGAGCCGGCGCCCTCGGACGCCGCCGAGTCCACCGATGTCTACGGCAACGTCGACAGCTACTTCCACGTGACCAGCAGCCACACCGAACTGGTGGTGACCGGCGTGTCGATCGTGCAGGTGCGGCGCCCGGAGTTCGACCGTGCCGCGGCCGACCGTCCGTGGGAGGGCGCCCGCACCACCGAGGGTGATGCCGAGGGCGTCGAGTTCCTGCTCGCATCGCCGTACGTCCAGATCACCGACGGCGTACGTGAATACGCCTCGGTGAGCTTCCGGCCGGGCCGCCCGGCGCTGGAGACCCTGTTGGAACTGACCGGGCGCATCCACGCGGACTTCAAGTACACCTCGGGCGCCACCACGATCGGCACGCCGATCGACGAGATCCTGGTCGAACGCGAGGGTGTCTGCCAGGATTTCGCGCACCTCGCCGTGGCGTGCGCCCGATCGCAGGGTGTGCCGGCCAGGTACGTCTCGGGCTACCTGGCGACCACCCCACCACCGGGCCGGGCGCGGATGGTCGGCGTGGACGCGAGTCACGCCTGGGCTGCGGTCCGGCTGCCGGGCGGGCACTGGCTGGCCATCGATCCGACCAACGATCAACTCGCCGACGAGCGCTACACGACGGTGGCCTGGGGTCGCGACTACGGCGATGTCCCGCCGTTGCGTGGGGTGATCTTCACCGATGCCGAGACGAGCACGATGAAGGTGGCCGTCGACGTCGCACCGCTCTGA
- a CDS encoding circularly permuted type 2 ATP-grasp protein gives MTTGLARGAESLVESYLGRYGMFPPADSAAHRRYDEMTGTTGNMLPGWAEIAGALDSIGATGLSGLTGLVDRLLEDDGVTYTPVNAGWQASAEPAAGAVRAQRWQLDPVPLLVDAGDWGRLEAGLLQRSQLMDALLTDIYSARSVLTGGLLPPELIFEHEDYLRQAHGITIPGSHQLFFHAVDVCRGPDGAFQALGDRTQAPSGAGYAMADRRVVSRVLPELFRRSAPRGLGNFFHSILGSLQAVAPTGAENPRIVVLSPGTHSETAFDQAFLASMLGLPLVESADLTVRGGRLLMRALGRYEPVDVVLRRVDAAWSDPLELRSESQLGVVGLTEACRRGTVTVVNSLGSGVLENPGLLPYLPVLSRELLGEELRLQSVPTFWCGSDIGRSHVLAHFDEMVLRPTGPGPSVTPALMSSADREKWRRRILARPTRWVGQQQAAFSEAPAIGVDGLAAQRVGMRVFTVAQQSGYLAMPGGLGRLISDAAVPGSITVRSGHSAAPSVAKDIWVRSVRADPSASTELVSVLDSGPLVEPVEMAAAASPRVLEDLFWLGRYAERTEDLTRLLIIARGLADTFRFRPYDVGAGSVPVLLSAVAAVSAAYPALPPWVDPADRMRQLVLDASTPGTVAQSLAGLQETARAVRDQLSGDTWMVLAGVDRAIAELAAATDDTGAVLQSTHAAILCGMLALSGLASENMVRDPGWRLMDLGRRLERGQQLAALLRATLATAHPADVETIVIESVLAVAESGLTYRRRYRGHTQVGTVLELLLLDAGNPRSLAYQVNAIAEDLRMLPDASGTSRPERLTEELAITLRRARPARMDDIDAGGDRPELAAFLGDVHDALRHLADAVATSHFWRSRPMLPLGQHVRGGATL, from the coding sequence ATGACGACCGGTCTGGCGCGCGGTGCCGAGTCGCTGGTGGAGAGCTACCTCGGTCGGTACGGGATGTTCCCGCCGGCCGACTCGGCGGCGCACCGCCGCTACGACGAGATGACCGGCACCACCGGAAACATGCTGCCCGGCTGGGCGGAGATCGCCGGAGCACTGGACTCCATCGGAGCGACCGGCCTGAGCGGCCTGACCGGTCTGGTCGACCGACTGCTCGAGGACGACGGCGTCACCTACACGCCGGTCAACGCGGGCTGGCAGGCATCTGCGGAGCCGGCGGCCGGGGCGGTGCGGGCGCAGCGGTGGCAGCTGGACCCGGTGCCGCTGCTGGTCGATGCCGGCGACTGGGGTCGGCTGGAGGCCGGACTCCTGCAGCGTTCGCAGCTGATGGACGCCCTGCTGACCGACATCTATTCCGCGCGCAGCGTTCTGACCGGTGGGCTGCTCCCCCCCGAACTGATCTTCGAGCACGAGGACTACCTGCGTCAGGCGCACGGCATCACGATCCCCGGGTCGCACCAGTTGTTCTTCCATGCGGTCGACGTGTGCCGTGGTCCCGACGGCGCCTTCCAGGCGTTGGGCGACCGGACGCAGGCGCCGTCGGGGGCGGGCTACGCGATGGCCGACCGGCGGGTGGTGTCGCGGGTGCTGCCGGAGTTGTTCCGCCGCAGCGCACCTCGTGGTCTCGGCAACTTCTTCCACAGCATCCTCGGGTCGCTGCAGGCGGTTGCGCCGACCGGTGCGGAAAATCCGAGAATCGTCGTGCTCAGTCCCGGCACGCACTCCGAGACCGCCTTCGACCAGGCCTTCCTGGCCTCCATGCTGGGTCTCCCACTGGTCGAGAGCGCCGACCTGACGGTGCGCGGCGGCCGGCTGCTGATGCGCGCGCTCGGTCGCTACGAGCCGGTCGACGTCGTACTGCGCCGGGTCGACGCGGCGTGGTCGGATCCGCTGGAACTGCGTTCGGAATCCCAGCTCGGGGTGGTCGGCCTCACCGAGGCGTGCCGCCGCGGAACGGTGACCGTGGTCAACAGCCTCGGGAGCGGCGTCCTGGAGAACCCGGGACTGCTGCCCTACCTGCCGGTCCTGTCAAGAGAGTTGCTGGGTGAGGAGCTGAGACTGCAGTCGGTGCCGACCTTCTGGTGCGGTTCGGACATCGGCCGCTCCCACGTGCTGGCCCATTTCGACGAGATGGTGCTGCGGCCGACCGGGCCAGGACCCTCGGTCACGCCGGCCCTGATGAGTTCGGCGGACCGGGAGAAGTGGCGTCGGCGCATCCTGGCCCGTCCCACCCGGTGGGTCGGGCAGCAGCAGGCCGCCTTCTCCGAGGCGCCGGCGATCGGCGTCGACGGGCTGGCGGCCCAACGGGTCGGGATGCGTGTGTTCACCGTCGCGCAGCAGTCGGGGTACCTGGCGATGCCCGGCGGCCTCGGGCGGCTGATCAGCGACGCGGCGGTGCCCGGTTCGATCACGGTGCGATCGGGCCACTCCGCGGCTCCCTCGGTGGCCAAGGACATCTGGGTCCGATCCGTGCGGGCCGACCCGAGTGCGTCGACCGAATTGGTCAGCGTGCTGGATTCCGGACCGTTGGTCGAGCCGGTGGAGATGGCGGCCGCGGCGTCCCCCCGCGTGCTGGAGGACCTGTTCTGGCTGGGTCGTTATGCCGAGCGCACCGAGGACCTGACCCGCCTGCTGATCATCGCGCGCGGCCTGGCCGACACGTTCCGGTTCCGGCCGTACGACGTCGGAGCCGGCTCGGTGCCGGTGTTGCTCTCCGCCGTCGCCGCCGTCTCGGCTGCCTACCCTGCGCTGCCGCCGTGGGTGGATCCGGCCGACCGGATGCGTCAGCTGGTCCTCGATGCCTCGACACCCGGGACCGTCGCACAGTCCCTGGCGGGTTTGCAGGAGACGGCCCGTGCGGTGCGCGACCAGCTCTCGGGCGACACCTGGATGGTGCTGGCGGGTGTCGACCGGGCGATCGCCGAACTGGCGGCCGCAACCGACGACACCGGCGCCGTGCTGCAGTCCACGCACGCCGCGATCCTGTGCGGCATGCTGGCGCTGTCGGGTCTGGCCAGCGAGAACATGGTGCGCGACCCGGGCTGGCGTCTGATGGATCTCGGCCGGAGGCTCGAGCGGGGACAACAACTCGCGGCCCTCCTCCGGGCCACCCTGGCGACGGCTCATCCCGCCGACGTGGAGACGATCGTCATTGAGTCCGTACTGGCCGTCGCCGAGTCAGGGCTGACCTACCGACGCCGTTACCGCGGCCACACCCAGGTGGGCACCGTGCTGGAGCTGCTGCTGCTGGACGCCGGCAACCCCCGGTCGCTGGCCTACCAGGTCAACGCCATCGCGGAGGATCTGCGGATGCTCCCTGATGCATCCGGTACCAGCCGGCCGGAGCGGTTGACCGAGGAGCTCGCGATCACCCTGCGTCGGGCCCGGCCGGCGCGGATGGACGACATCGACGCCGGTGGCGACCGTCCGGAGTTGGCCGCCTTCCTCGGTGACGTCCATGACGCACTGCGTCATCTGGCCGATGCCGTTGCCACGTCGCACTTCTGGCGGTCGCGGCCGATGTTGCCGCTGGGTCAGCACGTGCGGGGGGGTGCGACGCTGTGA
- a CDS encoding DUF222 domain-containing protein — protein sequence MAVAAAGLPGVGSLAVLAAVDPAALSPSDLVDAVITAERLLAYVNALQTRLLAELGRPHRCGDVTALVAALVDKAGQGRGPDGLVDPVVVAELTCDRSIGVAATEVAAVLDWSPVTAKIRIGQSMRLETALPRTLDALWAGRVDVGRVRMIVDRTAVLSPQVCRQVERRILRCVKGRSKARLETIVDREVILADPAAAEHRRVKAVADRGVTHRPDRDGMGIINALVPAEAAVMVFTLIDLIADANKGLDARSVDQRRADAVADIAQELLTFGFVDLHGLIARAEHATATDTAHTGPAGPAGPAAPAGTAEPDMGERTDPDDAAPHDAAPHDAAPAGRPVGSVSGGVDLADRAGRWARALSRHGRRPHLNVTGAWSTVIGWDDLPGQLDGHGVITAQLLRQIAVSWGTLTAVGVDPVTGTATAVGALTYRPGQQLCDQVVVLSGTCRMAGCAMPAWKCDIDHLDPFDHQDPTRGGKTLLCNSISLCTWHHLLKHHTDWTPQLQPDLSIRWTTNTGHHAISHPREFTLPGEWLRPPPSALAEPGVQSSGEKTAPDRVAGPADTEPDETRVIIGPTVFGPTIPVVPAGADWIEPNTELEDPATIPHPGSVEITTYRILRRQSREHSLRRLATLRTALDPVEQRKRDFIAGKQFDTDGHQFDPADFDAATREKADLTETFQIAALLERSRRRRKALPQMEVEPDDATCRPPAVQPSSDEPPF from the coding sequence GTGGCGGTCGCTGCAGCCGGCCTGCCCGGGGTCGGGTCGTTGGCGGTGTTGGCTGCTGTTGATCCGGCTGCGTTGTCCCCTTCTGATCTGGTCGATGCGGTGATCACCGCTGAACGGTTGTTGGCGTATGTGAATGCGTTGCAGACCCGGTTGTTGGCGGAGTTGGGGCGCCCGCACCGCTGCGGGGATGTCACCGCGTTGGTGGCCGCTCTGGTGGACAAGGCCGGGCAGGGCCGCGGACCGGACGGGCTGGTGGATCCGGTAGTGGTGGCGGAGTTGACCTGCGACCGCAGCATCGGGGTGGCCGCCACGGAGGTGGCGGCGGTGTTGGACTGGTCGCCGGTGACGGCGAAGATCCGGATCGGGCAGTCGATGCGGCTGGAAACGGCGCTGCCCCGGACGTTGGATGCGTTGTGGGCGGGGCGGGTGGATGTGGGGCGGGTCCGGATGATCGTGGACCGGACCGCGGTGCTGTCGCCGCAGGTGTGCCGCCAGGTGGAGCGGCGGATTTTGCGGTGTGTGAAGGGCCGGTCCAAGGCGCGGTTGGAGACGATCGTGGACCGGGAGGTGATCCTGGCCGACCCGGCGGCGGCGGAGCACCGGCGGGTCAAAGCGGTGGCCGACCGGGGTGTGACGCACCGGCCGGACCGGGACGGGATGGGGATCATCAACGCCCTGGTGCCGGCGGAGGCGGCGGTGATGGTGTTCACGTTGATCGATCTGATCGCCGATGCGAACAAGGGACTTGATGCCCGGAGCGTGGATCAGCGTCGCGCTGATGCGGTCGCCGACATCGCCCAGGAGTTGTTGACGTTCGGGTTCGTGGATCTGCACGGCCTGATCGCCCGCGCCGAACACGCCACCGCCACCGACACTGCGCACACCGGGCCTGCCGGGCCTGCCGGGCCTGCTGCTCCGGCTGGCACGGCTGAGCCCGACATGGGTGAACGGACCGACCCGGACGACGCTGCTCCCCACGACGCTGCTCCCCACGACGCAGCTCCCGCGGGTCGCCCGGTCGGGTCTGTCTCCGGCGGGGTGGATCTCGCTGATCGGGCGGGGCGGTGGGCGCGGGCGTTGTCACGGCACGGCCGCCGGCCGCACCTGAATGTGACGGGGGCGTGGTCCACGGTGATCGGGTGGGATGATCTGCCCGGGCAGCTGGATGGGCATGGGGTGATCACCGCGCAGCTGCTGCGCCAGATCGCCGTGTCGTGGGGGACGTTGACCGCCGTCGGGGTGGATCCGGTGACCGGGACGGCCACTGCGGTCGGGGCGTTGACCTATCGGCCCGGGCAGCAACTGTGCGATCAGGTGGTGGTGTTGTCCGGGACGTGCCGGATGGCCGGGTGTGCGATGCCGGCGTGGAAGTGCGACATCGACCACCTGGACCCGTTCGACCACCAGGATCCCACCCGAGGTGGGAAGACGTTGTTGTGCAACAGTATTTCGTTGTGCACGTGGCATCATCTGTTGAAGCACCACACGGATTGGACGCCGCAGCTGCAACCGGACCTGTCGATCCGGTGGACCACCAACACCGGCCACCACGCCATCTCCCATCCGCGGGAGTTCACCCTGCCCGGCGAGTGGCTCCGACCACCACCATCGGCGTTGGCTGAGCCGGGTGTCCAGTCTTCAGGAGAGAAGACTGCCCCGGACCGGGTAGCAGGCCCGGCGGACACCGAACCGGACGAGACGAGGGTGATCATCGGCCCGACCGTCTTCGGACCGACGATCCCGGTCGTCCCGGCCGGCGCCGACTGGATCGAGCCGAACACCGAACTGGAGGACCCCGCCACCATCCCGCACCCCGGCAGCGTCGAGATCACCACCTACCGGATCCTGCGCCGACAGTCCCGGGAACATTCCCTGCGCAGGCTGGCCACCCTGCGCACCGCGCTGGACCCCGTCGAGCAACGCAAACGGGACTTCATCGCCGGCAAACAGTTCGACACCGACGGCCACCAATTCGACCCGGCCGACTTCGACGCCGCCACCCGCGAAAAAGCCGACCTCACCGAAACCTTCCAGATCGCCGCCCTACTCGAACGATCCCGACGACGCAGGAAAGCGTTGCCGCAGATGGAGGTAGAGCCGGATGATGCTACGTGCCGCCCTCCCGCGGTGCAGCCGAGCAGCGACGAACCACCCTTCTGA
- a CDS encoding putative zinc-binding metallopeptidase: MRDFLCPNCGQRLAFENSVCLSCGSNLGFDLVARDFVQVGLDGLTGEQLPRVMCANLNIASCNWLVSTGSPVGLCSACSLTRTRPSDQDLVALPEFAAAEAAKRRLVMELTELGLPITGRDVDPESGLCFDLLSSQHAPVITGHDDGVITLDLAESDDVHREQLRVSMAEPYRTLLGHFRHETGHYYFSVLAENSPARGEFQVLFGDPDLDYQQALDRHYSQGAPIGWEETYVSSYATMHPAEDWAETFAHYLHIRDTIDTAAAFGIAPAGATLDRPMAGDAGFDRMIEIWLPLSWSLNMLNRSMGHPDLYPFVLAPAVLEKMRLVHKLVAAA; this comes from the coding sequence ATGCGTGACTTCCTGTGCCCGAACTGCGGGCAGCGGCTGGCCTTCGAGAATTCGGTCTGTCTGAGCTGTGGCAGCAACCTGGGATTCGACCTGGTCGCCCGCGATTTCGTGCAGGTCGGACTCGACGGCCTGACCGGCGAGCAGCTGCCGAGGGTGATGTGCGCCAACCTCAACATCGCCTCTTGCAACTGGCTGGTGTCGACCGGGAGCCCGGTGGGGTTGTGCTCGGCGTGCTCGCTCACCAGGACCAGGCCTTCCGATCAGGATCTGGTCGCTCTCCCCGAGTTCGCCGCGGCCGAGGCCGCCAAGCGCCGTCTGGTGATGGAGCTGACCGAGCTGGGTCTGCCGATCACCGGTCGGGATGTCGACCCGGAATCCGGTCTGTGCTTCGATCTGCTGTCAAGTCAGCACGCGCCGGTGATCACCGGGCACGACGACGGGGTGATCACCCTCGACCTGGCCGAGAGCGATGACGTGCACCGGGAGCAGCTCCGCGTCTCGATGGCCGAGCCCTACCGGACCCTGCTCGGACACTTCCGGCACGAGACCGGCCACTACTACTTCTCGGTGCTGGCCGAGAATTCTCCGGCCAGGGGCGAGTTCCAGGTGCTGTTCGGCGATCCCGACCTGGATTACCAGCAGGCTCTGGACCGTCACTACTCGCAAGGTGCACCGATCGGCTGGGAGGAGACCTACGTGTCGTCCTACGCCACCATGCACCCGGCCGAAGACTGGGCCGAAACCTTCGCCCACTACCTCCACATCCGCGACACCATCGACACGGCAGCAGCTTTCGGGATCGCGCCGGCCGGTGCCACGCTCGATCGCCCGATGGCGGGCGATGCCGGTTTCGATCGGATGATCGAGATCTGGCTGCCGCTGTCCTGGTCCCTGAACATGCTCAACCGGTCCATGGGGCACCCGGACCTGTACCCGTTCGTCCTGGCACCGGCCGTCCTGGAAAAGATGCGGCTCGTCCACAAACTCGTTGCCGCTGCCTAG